In one Nicotiana tomentosiformis chromosome 6, ASM39032v3, whole genome shotgun sequence genomic region, the following are encoded:
- the LOC104102473 gene encoding intracellular protein transport protein USO1-like: MAKKKAAPHTHQTEEGKEKQQQEVKEHNHSAAMEEASEKLESLKSLNNMLLKETIEKRQQVDSLAHAKSSLESELKRSYSEKDELKAQLTRLNEDVVQLEIDKNLVSVFVAVQVGYHAEVAEKEREGFHKQNDAVMKKLESLELEMSDLMKEKGEIEKARIEKENEIESLKKKLNAIAYEVARERNVSEEIRKEKDEMKTKLDAQIEEANGLSVKLVETEKREKGIELAAGKLSVECKALLEEIKDRESKIKSMLTEKELVEKMLFDSNKEIDELRGQIDVIVREKEGIEGERKGEAKKSRELQNIVTGLNETVLSLQKEQAKLRENLAELENKCVEGSRKEEEMEKKINELVKGNNEKESRVESLIEEKGFVEKELDKALKQLDEEKKKIEQTVTEKNEMEEAKVGRDAEIVELQKQLVEFKDVISELEMSCNGQEEKVKNLESEVGKYRAAFERVALEKDEIQKCFDDEKQDVMNLKKQIEEMEKHIQEIVKEVERTKADYLNVVGEKKEMETRCQVLNKEIAYVQTSLGEAQKEISDMQCKVVLANSSSEEILNALRTVAGSICLNDQGANGNVLGEKQMNEEDVKPYEAELEAITNAIKSKENKVDEMKRQVEFLQLSVAQAQKKKNFWTMLSSATTLFAAISLAYVARGH; the protein is encoded by the coding sequence ATGGCCAAAAAGAAGGCAGCCCCCCACACCCACCAGACTGAAGAGGGAAAGGAAAAGCAGCAGCAGGAGGTGAAAGAACACAATCACTCCGCAGCCATGGAAGAGGCTTCTGAGAAACTTGAAAGCCTAAAGAGCCTCAATAACATGCTTCTCAAGGAGACCATTGAGAAACGGCAACAGGTGGACTCACTCGCGCACGCTAAAAGCTCTCTGGAATCGGAACTCAAAAGGTCTTACTCGGAGAAGGACGAGTTGAAGGCCCAGTTGACTCGGCTGAATGAAGATGTTGTTCAGTTGGAGATTGACAAGAATCTGGTGTCCGTGTTTGTCGCTGTGCAGGTTGGTTACCATGCTGAGGTGGCTGAGAAGGAGAGGGAGGGGTTTCACAAACAGAATGATGCGGTTATGAAGAAACTTGAGAGTTTAGAGTTAGAAATGAGTGATCTTATGAAGGAGAAGGGTGAGATTGAGAAGGCGAGGATTGAAAAGGAGAATGAGATTGAAAGCCTTAAGAAGAAACTGAATGCTATTGCATATGAGGTTGCCCGTGAGAGAAATGTTTCGGAGGAGATTCGTAAGGAAAAGGATGAAATGAAAACGAAACTTGATGCTCAAATAGAGGAAGCAAATGGGTTGAGTGTGAAGTTGGTTGAAACTGAGAAAAGAGAGAAGGGAATTGAACTAGCAGCTGGGAAATTAAGTGTTGAATGCAAAGCCCTTTTGGAGGAAATCAAGGACAGAGAAAGCAAGATTAAGTCGATGCTGACAGAGAAGGAATTAGTTGAGAAAATGTTGTTTGATTCGAATAAGGAGATTGATGAGCTGAGAGGACAGATTGACGTGATTGTTAGGGAAAAAGAAGGGATTGAAGGGGAGAGAAAGGGCGAAGCGAAGAAGAGCAGGGAGTTGCAGAACATAGTCACTGGTCTCAATGAGACTGTGCTGAGTTTGCAAAAGGAGCAGGCAAAATTGCGTGAAAATTTGGCTGAGTTAGAGAACAAGTGTGTGGAAGGATCGAGGAAGGAAGAGGAGATGGAGAAGAAGATTAATGAACTTGTGAAGGGAAACAATGAGAAAGAGAGCAGAGTTGAGAGTTTGATTGAAGAAAAGGGCTTTGTTGAGAAGGAATTGGACAAGGCATTGAAGCAGTTAGATGAAGAGAAGAAGAAGATCGAGCAAACTGTAACAGAGAAGAATGAGATGGAAGAGGCAAAAGTTGGGAGGGATGCTGAAATTGTTGAATTGCAGAAACAATTAGTTGAATTCAAGGATGTTATTTCTGAATTAGAGATGTCCTGCAATGGTCAAGAAGAGAAAGTGAAGAATTTGGAATCTGAAGTTGGGAAGTATAGGGCTGCATTCGAGCGAGTTGCACTTGAGAAGGATGAGATACAAAAGTGTTTTGATGATGAGAAACAGGATGTCATGAACTTGAAGAAACAGATTGAAGAAATGGAGAAACACATTCAAGAAATCGTTAAGGAGGTTGAACGAACCAAGGCTGATTACCTCAATGTGGTTGGAGAAAAGAAAGAGATGGAAACTCGATGCCAAGTGTTGAACAAGGAAATTGCTTATGTGCAAACTTCACTTGGCGAAGCACAGAAGGAAATCAGTGATATGCAGTGCAAGGTTGTATTGGCAAACAGTAGTTCCGAGGAAATCTTGAATGCTTTGAGGACTGTTGCAGGTTCAATCTGCTTGAATGATCAAGGAGCAAATGGCAATGTGCTTGGTGAAAAACAAATGAATGAGGAAGATGTCAAGCCTTATGAAGCAGAGTTGGAGGCCATCACGAATGCAATCAAGAGTAAAGAGAACAAAGTAGATGAGATGAAGAGACAGGTTGAGTTCCTACAGCTTTCGGTAGCACAAgcacaaaagaagaagaatttttgGACCATGTTATCTTCTGCAACAACACTTTTTGCTGCAATTTCTCTTGCATATGTTGCTCGTGGCCATTGA
- the LOC104102476 gene encoding uncharacterized protein: MASSTAVKQKGKGISRPTKSIASDFDDKPLWNHVKVLQFLLMEVETECGLISGHGVAICKEITHEVCATMKIENEEAEKKKTDAQLNARKKADYVSLPEGLDLSQLKKRKSSNGGALEKSFNICNRNIADKLAARMLYASGLLFNLATSPYYKKYSEFLAVNSLPGYVPPTFNRLRTTLLAQEKAHINRKLQPIKDTWKRKGLSICSDGWSDIKRRPLINIMGASSGRPIFLKSINSSGIIKDGEYIAKLFIKAIDDVDAENVVQVITDNAGNMKLAGSIVEQTFSHIFWTPCVIHCLNLALKSMCQPSEKSTHFKNCEWILKLIGQVSSLKNFVVNYDMALAIFQKYSELSLLKVAETRFASHIIMTSRIHRVKSSLEKMVMDDEWKNYKGDKVIKAKAREIKSLVMDDEWWDTIEYLLRCTEPIVSMLRSADLDCPKLHLIYDMWDTMIEKVKLKGESNGLRRLAPNEDIEISQNRLKCFQRYFKDSNDLKKASLEYGEFCCGNGYFGEPHVIDAMGYEEPLSWWANHGVNAPLLQNLAYKLLSHTASLSCCERNWSTFSLIHNIKRNKLATSRAEDLVFIHYNLCLLSRRKEKYTSGPSKYWDLGGDYFNIDESINDLVELSIDEPQLEGVFFEEEVQDLQEVDIEEIEEDDL, from the exons ATGGCTTCATCAACAGCTGTGAAACAAAAAGGAAAAGGCATTTCAAGACCAACAAAAAGTATTGCATCAGATTTTGATGACAAACCCTTATGGAATCATGTTAAAGTTCTTCAGTTCCTCCTAATGGAGGTGGAAACAGAGTGTGGTCTT ATCTCTGGTCATGGCGTTGCTATATGCAAAGAGATTACTCATGAAGTATGTGCAACAATGAAGATCGAGAACGAAGAAGCTGAAAAGAAAAAAACTGACGCACAACTGAATGCAAGAAAAAAGGCAGATTATGTATCTCTACCGGAAGGCTTAGACTTATCAcaactgaaaaaaagaaaaagttcaAATGGTGGAGCACTAGAGAAATCTTTTAACATTTGTAACAGAAACATTGCCGACAAGTTGGCGGCTCGTATGTTATACGCATCAGGTTTATTATTTAACCTTGCAACTTCTCCTTACTATAAAAAATATTCGGAGTTTTTGGCAGTAAATTCTTTGCCTGGTTATGTTCCGCCAACTTTTAATAGATTAAGAACAACTCTTTTGGCCCAAGAAAAGGCTCATATTAATAGAAAACTACAACCTATTAAAGATACATGGAAAAGAAAAGGATTGTCGATTTGTTCGGATGGATGGTCAGATATTAAAAGGCGACCATTGATAAATATAATGGGAGCATCTAGTGGCAGACCAATATTCTTAAAATCAATCAATTCAAGTGGGATTATTAAGGATGGTGAATATATTGCTAAGTTATTTATTAAAGCCATAGATGATGTCGATGCAGAGAATGTTGTCCAAGTTATCACTGATAATGCAGGTAATATGAAGCTTGCCGGTTCTATTGTTGAGCAAACTTTTTCGCACATATTTTGGACACCATGTGTTATTCATTGTTTGAATCTTGCTTTAAAAAGTATGTGTCAACCTTCAGAAAAATCAACTCACTTTAAAAATTGCGAATGGATATTAAAGTTGATTGGTCAAGTGAGTAGCTTAAAGAATTTTGTGGTGAATTACGACATGGCGCTTGCCATTTTCCAAAAGTATTCAGAGTTATCTTTGTTGAAAGTTGCGGAAACAAGATTTGCTTCCCATATTATTATGACTTCTCGTATTCATAGAGTTAAATCGTCATTGGAAAAAATGGTGATGGATGACGAATGGAAGAATTATAAAGGAGATAAAGTAATTAAAGCTAAAGCGCGCGAAATAAAATCTCTTGTGATGGATGATGAATGGTGGGATACTATTGAATACTTGTTGAGGTGTACGGAGCCAATTGTATCCATGCTTAGAAGTGCCGACCTTGATTGTCCAAAATTGCACCTTATTTACGACATGTGGGATACAATGATTGAAAAGGTGAAG CTTAAAGGTGAAAGCAACGGATTAAGAAGACTTGCTCCTAATGAAGATATAGAGATTTCACAAAATAGGCTCAAATGCTTTCAAAGATATTTCAAGGATTCAAATGATTTAAAGAAAGCTTCTTTGGAGTATGGGGAATTTTGTTGTGGGAATGGTTACTTTGGTGAGCCTCATGTAATTGATGCTATGGGGTATGAGGAGCCTTTATCTTGGTGGGCTAACCATGGTGTAAATGCTCCACTTTTACAAAATCTTGCTTACAAATTGCTTTCCCATACAGCTTCTTTATCTTGTTGCGAGAGAAATTGGAGTACTTTTTCATTGATTCATAACATCAAGAGAAACAAGCTAGCTACTTCTAGAGCCGAAGATTTAGTTTTTATCCATTATAATCTTTGCTTGCTCTCTCGAAGAAAGGAAAAGTATACAAGTGGTCCAAGCAAATATTGGGATTTAG gTGGGGATTATTTTAATATTGATGAAAGTATCAATGATCTAGTTGAATTGTCAATAGACGAACCTCAACTAGAAGGAGTCTTCTTTGAAGAGGAAGTTCAAGATTTGCAAGAAGTTGACATTGAAGAGATTGAGGAAGATGACCTTTGA